Proteins co-encoded in one bacterium genomic window:
- a CDS encoding radical SAM/SPASM domain-containing protein yields the protein MKFRKTYLEITTGCNLACEFCPGTTRAVEHLPLARAERYIALLAPISGVLHLHVMGEPLHHPDFSSILALCATHHARVNLVTNGTLLPRHAPLLLASPAVQQISISLHSLDATTGQPFARYIDHIIDFISTRTPHPVISLRLWNREHSLDSEATLSFLTALCASGLCKGPPAGLVRMLQVKGSLRISNSLYINTAERFEWPSLTAPDLGPHGRCPGLKDQLAVLVDGTVVPCCLDHNGVTALGNLESHTLAEILASPRACAMREGFAKGHVTEPLCRRCAYRLRFEKDRR from the coding sequence TTGAAATTCCGAAAAACCTACCTCGAAATCACCACCGGCTGTAACCTGGCCTGTGAGTTCTGCCCCGGGACCACACGTGCGGTTGAACACCTCCCGCTGGCCCGGGCCGAACGCTACATCGCCCTGCTGGCCCCAATCTCGGGGGTATTACACCTCCACGTCATGGGTGAACCGCTTCATCATCCTGATTTCAGTTCAATCCTCGCCCTCTGCGCCACCCACCACGCCCGGGTAAACCTCGTCACCAACGGCACCCTCCTCCCCCGCCATGCCCCCCTCCTGCTCGCTTCTCCCGCTGTCCAGCAAATCAGCATCTCACTCCACAGTCTCGATGCGACAACGGGGCAGCCCTTCGCCAGGTATATCGACCATATCATCGACTTTATTTCGACCCGCACGCCGCACCCGGTCATCAGCCTGCGCCTGTGGAATCGCGAACACAGCCTGGACTCTGAGGCCACCCTTTCGTTCCTGACCGCGCTCTGTGCCTCGGGCCTCTGCAAAGGCCCCCCTGCCGGCCTGGTCCGGATGCTGCAAGTCAAAGGGTCATTGAGAATTTCAAACTCCCTCTACATCAATACCGCGGAACGCTTTGAATGGCCGAGTCTCACGGCGCCGGATCTCGGCCCCCACGGGCGCTGCCCGGGGCTCAAGGACCAACTTGCGGTCCTCGTGGATGGCACGGTTGTCCCGTGCTGTCTGGACCATAACGGGGTGACCGCCCTGGGAAATCTGGAATCCCACACCCTTGCTGAAATCCTGGCGAGTCCAAGAGCCTGCGCCATGCGGGAGGGGTTTGCGAAGGGGCATGTCACGGAACCACTCTGCCGCCGCTGCGCCTACCGGCTCCGGTTCGAAAAAGATCGACGTTAA
- a CDS encoding dehydrogenase, producing the protein MGERPVIIGFGPAGMFAALELLACGHKPLIFERGKRIEERDGDVQGFIRDRMLDPESNIQFGEGGAGSYSDGKLFSRINNSAHANKVLDTFIKFGAPEEIKHSRKPHLGTDVLCRIVRNIRAYVLERGGEIHYASRLTDLVVSEGSVAGVVINGEHDYLASHLYLAIGHSARDTFTMLHEKGVALEQKPISVGVRIEHPAELINRIRYDETGGEASAPGAATYSFNHTNRKTGRGAYTFCMCPGGEIVNASSEAGLLVLNGMSYSRRASAFSNSALVVSCHTDDYPSAHPLAGIEFQRGIERKAFEAGGGGWNAPAQNLVDFLGGKASAGLNRNSFKMGVTPVDLNAIFPEFVGTELRCAFSKWHENYPLFVSEQAILLAAETRTSSPVRITRNEKGESVNMGKLYPIGEGSGYTGGITSSAIDAIKAVERTMSNEGRRSVGAA; encoded by the coding sequence ATGGGAGAACGGCCTGTGATCATCGGCTTTGGCCCGGCGGGTATGTTTGCCGCGCTCGAGTTGCTGGCGTGTGGACATAAACCGCTGATCTTTGAGCGGGGGAAGAGGATTGAAGAGCGCGATGGGGATGTTCAGGGATTTATCAGGGATAGGATGCTGGATCCTGAATCCAATATCCAGTTTGGAGAAGGCGGCGCCGGTTCCTATTCAGATGGAAAGCTGTTTTCACGGATCAATAATTCAGCCCACGCCAACAAGGTGTTGGATACGTTTATCAAGTTTGGCGCCCCCGAAGAGATCAAGCACAGCCGCAAGCCCCATTTGGGGACAGATGTCTTGTGCCGGATCGTCCGCAACATCCGGGCCTATGTCCTGGAGCGGGGCGGTGAGATTCATTACGCCTCGAGACTGACGGATCTGGTGGTGTCAGAGGGCTCCGTTGCGGGGGTCGTCATTAATGGGGAACATGACTACCTCGCCTCGCACCTCTATCTGGCGATCGGGCATTCCGCACGTGATACCTTTACGATGCTTCATGAAAAAGGGGTGGCCCTTGAGCAGAAGCCGATATCGGTCGGGGTGCGGATCGAACATCCGGCCGAGCTGATCAATCGGATCAGATACGATGAGACCGGCGGAGAGGCGTCCGCCCCGGGGGCGGCCACGTATTCTTTCAACCATACCAACCGGAAAACCGGACGAGGGGCCTATACGTTCTGTATGTGCCCCGGCGGTGAAATCGTCAATGCGTCCTCGGAGGCTGGCCTGCTGGTGTTAAACGGCATGAGTTACTCCCGCAGGGCCTCGGCCTTCTCAAACTCGGCGCTTGTGGTGAGCTGCCACACGGATGACTATCCCTCGGCACATCCCCTGGCGGGGATTGAGTTCCAGCGGGGCATTGAGCGGAAGGCGTTTGAAGCGGGGGGCGGGGGATGGAACGCCCCTGCACAGAACCTGGTGGATTTCCTGGGAGGTAAGGCCTCGGCCGGATTAAATCGGAATTCGTTTAAGATGGGCGTAACCCCTGTGGACTTGAATGCCATTTTTCCGGAATTCGTCGGAACGGAGCTACGGTGCGCCTTCAGTAAGTGGCATGAGAATTACCCATTATTTGTTTCAGAGCAGGCCATCCTGCTGGCGGCCGAAACACGCACTTCTTCGCCGGTGCGCATTACCCGCAATGAAAAAGGGGAGTCCGTGAATATGGGAAAGCTCTACCCGATCGGCGAGGGGTCCGGCTATACCGGCGGCATCACGAGTTCCGCGATCGATGCCATTAAAGCCGTGGAACGCACGATGTCAAATGAAGGGCGCCGCTCTGTCGGCGCCGCGTGA
- a CDS encoding Nramp family divalent metal transporter, with protein MNPFRQLHEHLQQKKAYSGALNALRFLGPGMLVTVGFIDPGNWATNVAAGAQFGYLLLWVITVSTLMLILLQHNAAHLGIVTGSCLAESATQHLPPWLSRPVLGSAVIAAVATAFAEILGGAIALQMLFHLPFKIGASLTTVVSLGLLIWNSYRRLEKLIVGFVSLIGLAFIAEMFLIDTHWVAAAKGWVSPALPPGSILIVMGVLGAVVMPHNLFLHSEVIQSRQWNIQGESAIASHLKYEWLDTLFSMIVGWLINSAMILLAAATFFKARIPVTSLEQAQDMLRPILGGNGPLAATLFAVALLCAGLTASVTAGMAGGSIYAGIFNKHYDIHTRTSRIGVAITLGVAFLAILFVTNSFQALILSQVLLSIQLPFTIVLQIYLTSSRKVMGTHANTPRGKILLWAIAGVVIVLNLILLWNTFRN; from the coding sequence ATGAATCCATTCAGACAACTTCACGAACATCTTCAGCAAAAGAAAGCCTACTCAGGCGCTCTCAATGCGTTGCGTTTTCTCGGACCGGGAATGCTGGTCACCGTAGGCTTCATTGATCCGGGAAACTGGGCCACCAATGTGGCGGCGGGCGCCCAGTTCGGATATCTGCTCCTCTGGGTCATCACGGTCAGCACCCTCATGCTGATCCTGCTTCAGCACAATGCCGCCCATCTCGGAATCGTCACCGGCTCCTGTCTGGCCGAGTCCGCCACCCAGCATCTTCCCCCCTGGCTTTCCCGTCCCGTACTGGGTTCGGCAGTCATCGCGGCCGTGGCCACTGCCTTTGCCGAAATTCTCGGCGGAGCGATTGCGCTTCAGATGTTATTCCATCTGCCCTTCAAAATAGGGGCCTCCCTCACTACCGTTGTTTCGCTCGGGCTCCTCATCTGGAATTCCTATCGCCGGCTTGAAAAACTCATTGTCGGGTTTGTCTCCCTGATTGGCCTGGCCTTTATCGCCGAGATGTTCCTGATTGATACGCACTGGGTGGCAGCGGCCAAGGGGTGGGTCAGCCCGGCCCTCCCGCCCGGCTCGATTTTAATTGTCATGGGCGTGCTCGGGGCGGTGGTGATGCCGCACAACCTGTTCCTGCATTCCGAAGTGATCCAGAGCCGGCAATGGAATATTCAAGGGGAAAGCGCCATTGCCAGTCATCTTAAGTACGAATGGCTCGACACCCTGTTCTCCATGATTGTCGGCTGGCTGATCAACAGTGCCATGATTCTCCTGGCGGCGGCCACGTTCTTTAAAGCCCGGATCCCGGTCACCTCGCTGGAACAGGCCCAGGACATGCTGCGCCCGATCCTGGGTGGGAACGGCCCCCTGGCCGCCACCCTCTTCGCCGTTGCACTCCTCTGTGCCGGTCTGACCGCCAGCGTGACCGCCGGCATGGCCGGTGGCTCCATCTATGCGGGCATTTTCAACAAGCATTATGATATCCACACCCGGACCTCCCGGATCGGCGTCGCTATCACCCTGGGCGTCGCATTTCTGGCCATCCTGTTTGTCACCAACAGCTTCCAGGCCCTGATCCTCTCCCAGGTGCTGCTGAGCATCCAGCTCCCCTTCACCATCGTGCTGCAAATCTATCTCACCTCATCCCGCAAGGTCATGGGCACCCACGCCAACACGCCGCGCGGCAAAATCCTGCTCTGGGCCATCGCCGGCGTGGTCATTGTGCTCAACCTGATTCTGCTCTGGAACACCTTCAGGAATTGA
- the pheS gene encoding phenylalanine--tRNA ligase subunit alpha encodes MNAQDIVALKEQGLVEARAAASLTDVDAVRVKYLGRKGLLPGIMEGLKSVPPEERPEVGRRANELKQELGQALDEVKATLGAASKAAGQKQFDVTLPGAWKTLGSRHPVTQVIEEAIRIFSILGFTVADGPDMETEYHNFDALNTPADHPSRDTQDTFWLDKKTLLRTQTSPVQIRVMESCKPPIRIIAPGRCYRRDTTDATHSANFHQIEGLYVDKKVSMADLKGDITFFAHQMMGPNVKVRFRPHFFPFTEPSVEYDFSCHVCGGQGCRVCKNSGWIEISGAGMVNPKVFNIVGYDPEAVTGYAFGMGVERIAMIKFGIEDIRLLYDNDVRFLSQFS; translated from the coding sequence ATGAATGCACAGGATATTGTTGCGCTGAAGGAGCAGGGACTGGTGGAAGCCAGAGCGGCTGCCTCTTTGACTGATGTCGATGCCGTCCGGGTTAAATACCTGGGTCGTAAGGGGTTGCTGCCCGGGATCATGGAGGGACTCAAGTCCGTTCCGCCCGAAGAGCGCCCGGAAGTGGGGCGTCGCGCCAATGAACTGAAGCAGGAACTCGGGCAGGCATTGGATGAGGTGAAGGCCACCCTCGGTGCGGCCTCGAAGGCCGCTGGCCAGAAACAGTTTGATGTCACCCTGCCTGGCGCCTGGAAAACCCTGGGATCGCGCCACCCCGTTACGCAGGTGATTGAAGAGGCCATCCGGATCTTCAGTATACTCGGGTTTACGGTCGCCGACGGGCCAGACATGGAGACGGAGTACCATAACTTCGACGCCCTGAATACCCCCGCCGATCATCCGTCGCGTGATACGCAGGATACATTCTGGCTGGATAAGAAGACCCTGCTGCGGACACAGACGTCGCCGGTTCAGATTCGCGTGATGGAAAGCTGTAAGCCGCCGATCCGCATTATTGCGCCCGGCCGTTGCTACCGGCGCGATACCACAGACGCCACGCACAGCGCGAACTTCCATCAGATCGAAGGACTCTATGTGGATAAAAAAGTCTCCATGGCGGACCTGAAGGGGGATATTACCTTTTTCGCCCACCAGATGATGGGACCCAATGTCAAGGTGCGGTTCCGTCCGCATTTCTTTCCTTTTACTGAGCCCAGTGTGGAATATGATTTCTCCTGTCATGTGTGTGGCGGGCAGGGCTGCCGGGTCTGTAAAAACAGCGGGTGGATAGAAATCTCGGGGGCCGGCATGGTGAACCCGAAAGTGTTCAATATCGTGGGCTATGACCCCGAGGCCGTCACCGGCTATGCGTTCGGCATGGGCGTGGAGCGCATCGCCATGATCAAGTTCGGCATTGAAGACATCCGGCTCCTGTATGACAACGATGTCCGCTTCTTATCTCAATTTTCTTAA
- the pheT gene encoding phenylalanine--tRNA ligase subunit beta: MKLPLSWLKEYVDFDLTPKELASLLTFSGTEVEGIKTIGGDFTGLVVGEVLSVERHPNADRLTVCQVNDGTSILTVVCGAPNVAAGIKVPLATIGVTLPGGLKIKKAKVRGIESFGMLCAADELGLSEDHSGLMILPADVKTGTPFSEIAGPPETVLELEVTPNRPDCLSLIGMAREVATLLGKPLKIPVPVVKESATPVESLAAVTLEDAVGCPRYTARVVQGITIAPSPQWMQKRLTAAGIRPINNVVDITNYVMLESGQPLHAFDYELLEGRKIVVRRARAAETMSTLDGAARELTPEMLLIADAKRPVAVAGVMGGAGSEIRDVTKTVLLESAYFKPSDVRKTSKKMGLSSESSYRFERGVDVENLEWVSQRAAQLMCELAGGVAARGVIDVFPAKPAHGQVTLRFERVRDLLGIEITDEKVMSIFTALGFGIVSKEAARCVVDVPAFRVDVAQEADLIEEVARIYGLDKIPSPSPVAKIVPGVDDRATRAGLALRENLVGLGLAETMNYSFLSEKLLDLVGYGEASKRVVLPNPISADHTILRDSFIPQMIETLGKNRARQAREAALFEMGRVFFKDAEGRNAESDRVCIGLMGPVGRTGMAKSQPVKDEDMFQWIKGVLESLGRAQHVAAVARGGLCRLDIALKPLSSPCFEEGRAVTVWLAGACVGVMGLVSERLRNEWRMADPVAVLELEIAPLLKDVLRVPVSHGIGSFPGVDRDVAMVVEDGVSHEAILNSIWTAAPPELVDIQLFDVYRGETLGKGRKSMAYSMTYRSMDKTLTDEVANAFHDKVKAALRKDVAADIREG; encoded by the coding sequence ATGAAACTTCCATTGAGCTGGTTAAAAGAGTATGTGGATTTTGATTTAACCCCCAAAGAACTGGCGTCGCTGCTGACGTTTTCCGGGACTGAAGTCGAGGGGATCAAGACCATTGGCGGTGATTTTACGGGCCTGGTGGTCGGCGAGGTATTGAGCGTGGAGCGGCATCCGAATGCCGATCGGTTGACCGTCTGTCAGGTGAACGACGGCACGAGCATTTTGACGGTGGTCTGTGGAGCGCCGAATGTGGCGGCCGGGATCAAGGTGCCGCTGGCGACCATTGGCGTCACCCTGCCCGGCGGACTGAAGATCAAAAAAGCCAAGGTCCGCGGGATCGAATCGTTCGGGATGCTTTGCGCCGCTGACGAGTTGGGCCTGTCGGAAGACCACAGCGGACTGATGATCCTGCCGGCTGACGTCAAGACGGGGACGCCGTTTTCCGAGATTGCCGGCCCGCCTGAGACGGTTCTGGAACTCGAAGTGACTCCCAACCGTCCCGATTGCCTGAGCCTGATCGGGATGGCGCGCGAGGTGGCCACGTTGCTGGGCAAGCCGTTGAAGATTCCGGTGCCGGTGGTGAAGGAGTCGGCGACGCCGGTGGAAAGCCTGGCCGCAGTGACCCTTGAGGATGCGGTCGGCTGTCCCCGTTACACCGCTCGGGTGGTGCAGGGGATTACGATTGCCCCCAGTCCGCAATGGATGCAGAAACGGTTGACGGCGGCGGGGATACGCCCCATTAACAATGTCGTCGACATCACCAACTATGTCATGCTGGAAAGCGGTCAGCCGCTCCATGCGTTTGACTACGAATTGCTGGAAGGCCGGAAGATTGTGGTGCGTCGCGCCCGGGCCGCAGAAACGATGAGCACCCTGGATGGGGCGGCGCGCGAGCTCACGCCGGAGATGCTGCTGATTGCCGATGCGAAGCGGCCGGTGGCCGTGGCCGGGGTTATGGGTGGAGCGGGGAGCGAGATCCGCGACGTCACGAAGACGGTGCTCCTGGAAAGCGCCTATTTCAAACCGTCCGATGTCCGCAAGACCTCCAAGAAGATGGGGCTCTCCTCCGAATCCTCCTACCGCTTTGAACGCGGGGTGGATGTCGAAAACCTGGAGTGGGTGAGTCAACGGGCGGCCCAGCTGATGTGCGAGCTGGCTGGCGGCGTGGCGGCCAGGGGCGTGATTGATGTCTTCCCCGCCAAGCCGGCGCACGGACAGGTCACCCTCCGGTTTGAACGTGTCAGGGATCTGCTGGGCATTGAGATTACCGATGAGAAAGTCATGTCCATCTTCACGGCACTCGGCTTCGGGATTGTGTCCAAGGAGGCCGCCCGCTGTGTGGTCGATGTGCCGGCGTTCCGGGTCGATGTGGCGCAGGAGGCCGACCTGATTGAGGAAGTCGCCCGGATTTACGGGCTGGATAAAATTCCTTCGCCTTCGCCTGTGGCCAAAATTGTGCCCGGAGTGGACGACAGGGCAACCCGTGCGGGGCTGGCCCTGCGCGAGAATCTGGTCGGGCTGGGACTGGCCGAGACCATGAACTACAGCTTTCTTTCGGAGAAGCTGCTGGACCTGGTGGGGTATGGTGAGGCATCAAAGCGGGTCGTATTGCCGAACCCGATCAGTGCGGATCATACGATCCTGCGCGATTCGTTCATCCCCCAGATGATCGAGACGCTTGGAAAAAACCGGGCGCGCCAGGCCCGTGAAGCGGCGTTGTTCGAGATGGGACGGGTCTTCTTCAAGGATGCCGAAGGCCGGAATGCGGAGAGCGATCGTGTGTGTATCGGCCTGATGGGGCCGGTGGGCCGGACCGGAATGGCGAAGTCACAGCCGGTGAAGGACGAAGACATGTTCCAGTGGATCAAGGGGGTCCTGGAATCGCTCGGCCGGGCCCAGCATGTGGCCGCAGTGGCCCGTGGCGGCTTATGCCGGCTGGATATTGCGCTGAAGCCCTTGTCGAGTCCCTGCTTTGAAGAAGGCCGTGCCGTTACCGTGTGGCTGGCGGGTGCCTGTGTGGGGGTGATGGGGCTGGTCAGCGAGCGCCTGCGCAATGAATGGCGCATGGCGGATCCCGTGGCGGTGCTTGAACTTGAGATTGCGCCCTTGCTGAAGGACGTCTTGCGGGTTCCGGTGTCACATGGCATCGGCTCCTTCCCCGGTGTGGATCGGGATGTGGCCATGGTGGTGGAGGATGGCGTTTCGCATGAAGCCATCCTGAACTCCATCTGGACGGCCGCCCCGCCGGAGCTGGTTGATATTCAGCTTTTTGATGTCTATCGAGGGGAGACTCTCGGCAAGGGGCGCAAGAGTATGGCCTATTCGATGACCTATCGTTCCATGGACAAAACCCTGACGGATGAGGTGGCTAACGCCTTCCATGACAAGGTAAAGGCGGCCTTGCGCAAAGATGTGGCGGCTGATATCCGCGAGGGATGA
- the dtd gene encoding D-aminoacyl-tRNA deacylase, giving the protein MKALIQRVSRARVTVAGTETGAIGKGYAILLGVRLQDGEADAIFLAEKTASLRIFPDAQDKMNLALSDVDGAALVVSQFTLYADTRKGNRPSFIQAAAPVEAERLYEQYVSQLRRILGHAKVATGVFRADMSLEIVNDGPVTIELCSDSRIQN; this is encoded by the coding sequence ATGAAAGCATTGATCCAAAGGGTAAGCCGGGCTCGGGTGACGGTGGCGGGGACAGAAACCGGGGCCATCGGGAAGGGGTATGCCATTCTGCTCGGGGTCCGGCTTCAGGACGGGGAGGCGGATGCCATTTTCCTGGCAGAAAAAACCGCCAGCCTGCGCATCTTTCCGGATGCTCAGGACAAGATGAATCTGGCCCTGAGTGATGTGGACGGTGCCGCCCTGGTGGTTTCACAATTCACGCTCTATGCCGATACCCGCAAGGGGAATCGTCCCAGTTTTATCCAAGCCGCCGCTCCAGTGGAGGCCGAACGCCTTTATGAACAGTATGTCAGCCAGCTCCGCCGCATTCTAGGTCACGCCAAGGTGGCCACCGGGGTGTTCCGTGCTGATATGAGCCTTGAGATCGTGAACGATGGCCCGGTGACGATCGAGTTGTGTTCGGATTCAAGAATCCAGAATTAA
- a CDS encoding LacI family DNA-binding transcriptional regulator — protein sequence MSSSVSILVVAKAAGVSKTTVSRVMNGRLDRFRIGLATQARVRAVARQLGYQPDPVARDIALGKGRPPRSVTPQRGISDGKSQMTEMRAPKQIGVVLSTDSTAATLGLIPGIESVLETADYRLAVIIVPVDPTAARERTARLLNADTAGILCCPTLYPAVSAAMAEKLPVIVLWQGAGVAMLKAVGPPQAAVPKLPSMEGAAPSAPVTMEATPNNPSTDTAVTEPRPPLMPEAEVAAPLVAPPEPVSVPEVEIISPPPQAPEPSPVSDPGPPIEIPVDTAVTEPRPPLMPEAEVAAPLVAPPEPVSVPEVEIISPPPQAPEPSPVSDPGPPIEIPVDTAVTEPRPPLMPESEGATPVVAPPEPVSVPEAEITPPPQAPEPGPVSDPGPPIEIPVDTAVTEHRPPLMPEAEGATPVVAPPEPVSVPEAEIITPPPQAPEPDPVSDPGPPIEIPVDTAASAS from the coding sequence ATGAGTTCATCCGTTTCAATATTGGTCGTTGCCAAAGCGGCGGGGGTGTCAAAAACCACGGTCTCGCGGGTGATGAATGGGCGGCTGGACCGGTTCAGGATTGGCCTTGCCACGCAGGCACGGGTCCGCGCTGTCGCCCGCCAGTTGGGCTACCAACCGGATCCGGTGGCCAGGGACATTGCGCTCGGGAAAGGCCGGCCGCCTCGCAGTGTCACGCCGCAACGCGGCATTTCAGATGGAAAATCTCAGATGACAGAAATGAGGGCGCCGAAGCAGATTGGCGTCGTCCTCTCCACCGATAGCACGGCCGCGACCCTTGGACTGATCCCCGGCATTGAGTCGGTCCTGGAAACGGCGGATTACCGGCTGGCGGTGATCATCGTTCCAGTAGATCCCACGGCCGCCCGTGAGCGAACGGCCCGGCTTCTCAATGCCGACACCGCCGGAATTCTCTGCTGCCCCACCCTCTATCCCGCCGTGTCGGCAGCGATGGCGGAAAAGCTCCCGGTCATCGTCCTATGGCAGGGCGCGGGAGTGGCGATGTTGAAGGCAGTGGGTCCGCCGCAGGCGGCAGTGCCCAAGCTTCCATCAATGGAGGGCGCCGCTCCGTCGGCGCCGGTCACAATGGAAGCGACTCCAAATAATCCGTCCACTGACACGGCGGTGACAGAGCCCCGCCCTCCATTAATGCCCGAAGCCGAAGTGGCGGCTCCTTTGGTCGCGCCGCCTGAGCCGGTGTCTGTGCCTGAAGTGGAGATCATCTCGCCACCTCCCCAAGCGCCTGAGCCAAGCCCGGTGTCGGATCCAGGACCTCCCATTGAGATCCCTGTGGACACGGCGGTGACAGAGCCCCGCCCTCCATTAATGCCCGAAGCCGAAGTGGCGGCTCCTTTGGTCGCGCCGCCTGAGCCGGTGTCTGTGCCTGAAGTGGAGATCATCTCGCCACCTCCCCAAGCGCCTGAGCCAAGCCCGGTGTCGGATCCAGGACCTCCCATTGAGATCCCTGTGGACACGGCGGTGACAGAGCCCCGCCCTCCATTAATGCCGGAATCCGAGGGGGCGACTCCTGTGGTCGCGCCACCTGAGCCGGTGTCTGTGCCGGAGGCGGAGATCACGCCACCGCCTCAAGCGCCTGAGCCAGGGCCGGTGTCGGATCCAGGGCCGCCCATTGAGATCCCGGTGGACACGGCGGTGACAGAGCACCGCCCTCCATTAATGCCGGAAGCCGAGGGGGCGACTCCAGTGGTCGCGCCGCCAGAGCCGGTGTCTGTGCCGGAAGCGGAGATCATCACACCACCGCCTCAAGCGCCGGAACCAGACCCGGTGTCGGATCCGGGGCCTCCCATTGAGATCCCGGTGGACACGGCGGCTTCCGCCAGCTGA
- a CDS encoding DUF2130 domain-containing protein: MTNAEPTIICPKCKTEIKLTESLAAPLVESIRLDYEKRLTQKDADMVKRETTLREREAAMAKDRETLDDQVADKLKLERARISAEESKKARAALANDLDQKARELVELQDVLKSRDLKLAEAQNAQAELIRKQRELDDAKREMELTIEKRVQGSLSTTRDQARKEAEESLKFKVMEKEQTISSMQKQIEDLKRRAEQGSQQLQGEVQELELEALLRVKFPRDTIEPVAKGEHGGDVIQRVLGPLGQTCGTILWESKRTKNWSDGWLVKLREDQRAAKAEIAVLVTQVLPKEVESFDLVDGVWVIQPKVAIPVAIMLRQSLVELSMARQASEGQQTKMEMIYSYLTGPRFRLRVQAIVESFSNMKEDLDKEKKVITKQWAKRDEQIERVMQATVGMYGDMQGIAGKTLQEIEGLEMKALEVATTMPSNA, translated from the coding sequence ATGACCAACGCGGAACCCACCATTATCTGCCCGAAGTGTAAAACCGAGATCAAGCTTACCGAATCCCTGGCGGCACCACTGGTCGAATCCATCCGCCTCGACTACGAGAAGAGGCTGACGCAGAAGGATGCCGACATGGTCAAACGTGAGACCACCCTGCGCGAACGCGAGGCGGCCATGGCGAAGGACCGGGAGACGCTTGATGATCAGGTGGCTGATAAGCTCAAACTGGAGCGGGCGCGTATCAGTGCCGAGGAATCCAAGAAGGCCCGGGCGGCCTTGGCAAATGATCTTGATCAAAAGGCGCGTGAACTTGTTGAACTCCAGGACGTTCTGAAAAGCCGCGACCTGAAGTTGGCCGAGGCACAGAACGCGCAGGCGGAATTGATCCGGAAACAGCGCGAACTGGATGATGCCAAGCGGGAGATGGAACTGACCATCGAGAAGCGCGTGCAGGGGAGCCTATCCACAACCCGCGATCAGGCGAGGAAAGAGGCCGAGGAATCGCTCAAATTCAAGGTTATGGAAAAGGAACAGACCATTTCTTCGATGCAGAAACAGATTGAAGACCTGAAGCGTCGCGCGGAACAGGGGTCTCAACAATTACAGGGCGAGGTCCAGGAACTGGAACTTGAAGCACTGCTCCGGGTAAAGTTTCCGCGTGACACGATTGAACCGGTGGCCAAAGGGGAACATGGCGGTGACGTGATCCAGCGCGTGCTGGGTCCGCTGGGCCAGACCTGCGGCACAATCCTGTGGGAATCGAAGCGGACAAAAAACTGGAGCGATGGGTGGTTGGTCAAATTGCGCGAAGACCAGCGTGCGGCCAAGGCCGAGATTGCCGTACTGGTCACCCAAGTTCTGCCCAAAGAAGTCGAATCCTTTGATTTAGTCGATGGGGTGTGGGTTATCCAACCCAAGGTCGCCATACCGGTTGCGATCATGCTGCGCCAATCCCTGGTGGAATTGTCTATGGCGCGACAGGCTTCAGAAGGCCAGCAGACAAAAATGGAAATGATTTATTCGTATCTGACCGGCCCGCGCTTCCGTCTGCGTGTTCAAGCCATCGTGGAGTCCTTCTCGAATATGAAGGAAGACCTTGATAAGGAAAAGAAGGTCATTACTAAGCAGTGGGCAAAACGTGACGAGCAGATCGAGCGGGTCATGCAAGCCACTGTCGGGATGTATGGCGATATGCAGGGAATTGCAGGCAAGACCTTGCAGGAGATTGAGGGGCTGGAGATGAAGGCGCTGGAAGTGGCAACAACAATGCCAAGCAATGCGTAA